One Amphiprion ocellaris isolate individual 3 ecotype Okinawa chromosome 5, ASM2253959v1, whole genome shotgun sequence genomic region harbors:
- the LOC111587630 gene encoding retinoic acid receptor gamma-A-like isoform X3, giving the protein MFDCMEALGLAPRPLFDVSRQGSCMLGKATPYFSGLDPFAWAGTSSVQSVETQSTSSEEMVPSSPSPPPPPRVYKPCFVCQDKSSGYHYGVSSCEGCKGFFRRSIQKNMVYTCHRDKNCQINKVTRNRCQYCRLQKCFEVGMSKEAVRNDRNKKKKDVKEEVVLPENYELSGELEELVNKVSKAHQETFPSLCQLGKYTTNSSADHRVQLDLGLWDKFSELSTKCIIKIVEFAKRLPGFTTLTIADQITLLKSACLDILMLRICTRYTPEQDTMTFSDGLTLNRTQMHNAGFGPLTDLVFAFAGQLLPLEMDDTETGLLSAICLICGDRMDLEEPEKVDKLQEPLLEALKIYTRRRRPNKPHMFPRMLMKVTDLRGISTKGAERAITLKTEIPGPMPPLIREMLENPEAFEDSSDSGDSAAAAPPAIQAIKQEEKSTYESEEEEEEDDYWDEEKERGADSDGEPWGETSAGAAAAQKKSVTQ; this is encoded by the exons ATGTTTGACTGCATGGAGGCTCTGGGTCTGGCCCCTCGGCCCCTCTTTGATGTGTCCAGACAAGGCTCCTGCATGCTGGGTAAGGCCACCCCTTACTTCTCTGGCTTGGACCCCTTTGCCTGGGCCGGGACCAGCAGCGTCCAGT CGGTGGAGACCCAGAGCACCAGCTCAGAGGAGATGGTGCCCagctctccttctcctcctccaccccctcGGGTCTACAAGCCGTGCTTTGTGTGCCAGGACAAGTCATCTGGTTATCACTATGGAGTGAGCTCCTGTGAGGGCTGCAAG GGATTTTTCCGGCGCAGCATCCAAAAGAATATGGTGTACACCTGCCACCGAGACAAGAACTGCCAGATCAACAAAGTGACCCGCAACCGCTGCCAGTACTGTCGGCTGCAGAAGTGCTTTGAGGTTGGAATGTCCAAAGAAG CGGTGCGCAATGACaggaacaaaaagaagaaggatgtgaaggaggaggtggtgcTGCCAGAGAACTATGAGCTTAGTGGAGAACTGGAGGAGCTGGTTAACAAAGTCAGCAAAGCGCACCAAGAGACCTTCCCGTCTCTGTGCCAACTAGGAAAATACACCACA AATTCAAGTGCTGACCACAGAGTACAGCTGGACTTGGGCCTGTGGGATAAGTTCAGTGAGCTCTCCACTAAGTGCATTATAAAGATTGTGGAGTTTGCCAAGCGGCTACCAGGCTTCACTACGCTCACCATCGCTGACCAGATCACCCTCCTCAAATCTGCATGTCTGGACATCCTG ATGCTGAGGATATGCACCCGCTACACGCCAGAACAGGACACAATGACCTTCTCAGATGGCCTGACTCTTAACAGGACCCAGATGCACAATGCTGGCTTTGGCCCCCTCACAGACCTGGTGTTTGCCTTCGCCGGTCAGCTGCTGCCTTTGGAGATGGACGATACAGAGACGGGGCTCCTCAGTGCCATTTGTCTCATCTGTGGAG ATCGAATGGACTTGGAAGAGCCGGAGAAAGTAGACAAGCTGCAGGAACCGCTGCTAGAGGCGCTGAAGATCTACACTCGCCGCAGACGCCCAAACAAGCCTCACATGTTTCCCCGCATGCTGATGAAAGTCACAGACCTTCGAGGAATCAGCACTAAAG GTGCAGAAAGAGCCATCACATTAAAGACGGAGATCCCAGGCCCTATGCCTCCGCTGATCCGGGAGATGCTGGAGAACCCCGAGGCCTTCGAGGACAGCAGCGACTCCGGTGACAGCGCTGCGGCTGCTCCCCCTGCCATTCAAGCCATCAAGCAAGAAGAGAAGTCCACGTACGagtcggaggaggaggaggaagaggacgacTACTGGGACGAGGAGAAAGAGCGAGGGGCGGACAGTGATGGAGAGCCGTGGGGGGAGACATCAGCAGGGGCGGCGGCTGCTCAAAAGAAAAGCGTGACGCAGTGA